A DNA window from Ranitomeya imitator isolate aRanImi1 chromosome 2, aRanImi1.pri, whole genome shotgun sequence contains the following coding sequences:
- the MSL1 gene encoding male-specific lethal 1 homolog, translating into MSMKASVCRPRHDDPLSGEEPQESSGLAGRSRPQPGERGLKKSPAGLSDPCGKLACEAGALADKGAGGAAGAAVTGAGAATTAATGQGQAPASSSTSPGARWRPPLRGGAGAGACLKQIVLLQLDLIEQQQHRIQERERQIGELRAEKDTLLARIERMERRMQLVRKDSEKDKQRTPQSRESAADMPEGPLPESAGGGEFPPEASPQLPGLTPKPFSFGRNAKGHKRKSAFGNADHRTPVKRLTSELAKMKGKMSRLPTEAEDAEPGGSMSETVIQRELRSKETPETSQSPVDTPLRSIWDSSAASSLKDSEPNPGERDSLPYLATTDMYLCRWHQPPPSPLREPSPKKEECVAIPSWREHPIEPLQDLNTSDVPENLDDAVFAKRHAKLELDEKRRKRWDIQRIREQRILQRLQLRMYKKKGSQESEPEVTSFFPEPDDVESVMITPYLPVVAFGRSLPKITPQSFELPWLDDRSRCRIEMQKKQTPHRTPRK; encoded by the exons ATGAGCATGAAAGCCAGTGTGTGCCGCCCCAGGCACGACGACCCCTTATCGGGGGAAGAGCCTCAGGAAAGCTCGGGGCTTGCGGGCCGGAGTAGGCCGCAGCCTGGAGAGCGGGGGCTGAAGAAGTCTCCGGCCGGGCTTAGTGATCCGTGCGGCAAGCTCGCCTGCGAAGCGGGGGCCCTGGCTGATAAGGGGGCTGGGGGAGCTGCCGGGGCGGCGGTGACCGGGGCCGGGGCGGCTACTACGGCGGCCACTGGACAAGGCCAGGCCCCGGCCTCGAGCTCAACTTCCCCGGGTGCTCGCTGGAGACCGCCGTTAAGAGGGGGCGCCGGAGCCGGGGCCTGTCTCAAGCAGATCGTTCTTTTGCAGTTGGACCTGATCGAGCAGCAGCAGCACCGGATCCAGGAGAGGGAGCGGCAGATCGGGGAGCTCCGAGCCGAGAAGGACACG CTCCTGGCCCGCATTGAGCGGATGGAAAGACGCATGCAGTTGGTCAGAAAGGACAGTGAGAAGGATAAACAGCGCACGCCACAAAGCCGTGAGTCGGCCGCCGACATGCCGGAAGGTCCCCTTCCAGAGAGCGCAGGGGGTGGGGAGTTTCCCCCAGAGGCCTCCCCTCAGTTGCCGGGCCTTACCCCAAAGCCCTTCTCCTTTGGCAGAAATGCAAAAGGACACAAAAG GAAATCTGCCTTTGGCAATGCAGACCACAGGACTCCAGTTAAGAGACTAACCTCTGAACTTGCAAAAATGAAGGGCAAGATGTCAAGGTTGCCAACAGAGGCAGAAGATGCAGAGCCTGGGGGTTCGATGTCTGAGACAGTCATTCAGAGAGAGCTGCGCAGCAAAGAGACTCCAGAAACCTCTCAATCTCCAGTGGATACTCCCCTGAGGTCTATATGGGACAGCTCTGCAGCATCATCATTAAAAGACAGTGAACCAAACCCTGGCGAGAGAGATTCTTTGCCCTACCTTGCCACCACGGACATGTACCTATGCCGGTGGCATCAGCCGCCTCCTTCTCCACTGAGAGAGCCCTCGCCCAAGAAAGAGGAGTGTGTGGCAA TTCCTTCATGGAGAGAGCATCCGATAGAACCTCTTCAGGACTTGAATACATCAGACGTACCAGAG AATTTGGACGATGCAGTGTTTGCAAAGAGACATGCCAAGTTAGAGCTAGAtgaaaagaggagaaaaag GTGGGACATTCAGAGAATTCGTGAGCAGCGGATCCTACAGCGACTGCAGCTGAGGATGTACAAGAAAAAGGGCAGTCAAGAGAGTGAGCCAGAAGTCACTTCCTTTTTTCCTGAACCTGATGATG TGGAGTCTGTGATGATCACCCCCTACCTCCCTGTTGTGGCATTTGGACGGTCCTTGCCGAAAATTACCCCACA GAGTTTTGAGCTCCCCTGGCTGGATGACCGGAGTCGATGTCGTATTGAAATGCAGAAAAAGCAGACTCCACATAGGACGCCTCGTAAATAG